DNA from Effusibacillus lacus:
TTGAAAAACTGCTGTCCGAAATCGATTTGTCCCAAATTAAAAGCGTGGTTTTTAATTTGGAAAAACTTACTTTCATCGATTCTACGGGAATTGGATGCATCTTAAAGCTGTCAAACATACTTGAGGAACAAAATATTGTTTCCTCCTATACGAACGTGAGCGATGATATACAGGAAA
Protein-coding regions in this window:
- a CDS encoding STAS domain-containing protein codes for the protein MFLISTINQGDNLEIRFDGSLDISGVENFEKLLSEIDLSQIKSVVFNLEKLTFIDSTGIGCILKLSNILEEQNIVSSYTNVSDDIQEIFSIIGIEDLLNPIDS